The genomic stretch GTAGTCATGGAAAAACTCTTGAAGTATGCTACCTCTTATAGGAAAGAAATAACAGATCTTCCCAAAATTAATCACATTATGATCTTCATTCTCTCGTTGTTCTTCCAAGACTTCTGATTCGCTTGTTAGTATTGTTTCCATCCAACATTTTGTCCTAGCAATAGCATCTTTCAGAATGGCATTGCATGAATTTTCATCCAAATTCATGCAGTCCAGGAATATGAAAGTACCTGCATGTTGTTTGGGTGTTTCACTTTCCAAACTCAATATTGTCTTCAAAGATTTACAATCCCATACCTTAAGACATTCAACAGAAGGTGGAAACACTGGTATAAATTGCAGCATTTCACAGTGACAAACTTTAAGAACTTTGAGTTGTGGAAGAAACTTAATGCTTTCAGGCAAGCCTATGACATTGGTTTTATGAAAGCTTAGTTTCACTAatgatgataacaaagagatgTTGTCAGGGAGTTCGGTTAAGCTATGGCAATTATCAAATTTGAGAAGCTTTACATGTTTGAATACAGGGCTGGGTAGTACTGAATGCAGCGTGGCGACCACGTCATGCTCATGTTCACTGATGTCAGAAAGCATGATTTGATTAGCAAAATTTGCAGGAAGTTTTGCAAGATTCTTGCTAATTGGAAAAGAGAAGTTTACAAGGTGTTTAAGATGCAGAATTGATGGTGGAAGTTCTTTCAAAGGAGTTGATCTCAAATGCAAATGAATTTTGGAATCTTGATGCAGAATTGGGACTGAGAACTCTTGGAGATTAGGGCAGTTATAGGCAACCACTGTATGAAGAGAAGGTGAACAATTGCTACTGCATAGGCTCTTGAGTTCTTTGCATCCATACACAGCTAAAAATTCAAGCTTCTCAAGAGAGAAAATAGAAGGGTGAACATGAGTCAAGCTTTCACAGAAATTGAACCATACTTCTTTTAAATTTGGGGTGGCTGAGAAATTTGGACACTCTATCAAGCGCTTGGAGCCTCGAAGGTCGATTATCTCTAAACTTGGTAAATTCTGtaacaatatatatacatacatacatttaaggtttaggatttAACACTTAAAATTCTATCAAAGACAAACAAATATATACATACATGGTGTTATATCATGCATACCTGTACTCCATCCCAAAGTTTTTCGACATTGCTGTCTGGCATGGAAATCTCAACCAAGTTTTTAGGCCAACCAATGGATGGTAAAGATTTCAATGGATATCCATCCCACTGAATATATCTCAAGCTATTAGGTAATTCAAGATTTGTTGGAAGATACAAATTATTGTTGGTTCTCCTTCCCCCATGACCAATGCTATCAGCAAAGGCAAGTAACCTTAGATTTGGCATCTTTCTGAATGCATTGGAGCTTATATGTAGATCTGTGGTTTGAGTCATGTCCAAGAATATGCTTTCAATTGCATCAGTCCCCTGGACAAATAAATACAGCAATCAATGTTAGTGTAATATTCAATAAGCTATATTTCATATATGTTTTTGGAAACAATACAAAGAATCATTTTCTCTTACTTTATCATTCTTCAGTATGTCACAAACTTCATCAGGGTTCCACAATCTACTTTGTCCCCCAGGAATTTTAGCAGACTCTTCACAAACAATTTCTTGACCCATCTCTTGTATCAAGTCATGCATTTGTATTCTCTTCATTTTGGTTATTGTTATCAGAGCCTTGTCTAAAAGGTTTCTTATCCCTATATTTGCATGGAAACCACAGGCATTCAATATCATTATTACTTTGTATTTTTCTTCCCCTTTGAAGAAACATGCAATGTCTAGAAATATATTCTTTTCTGCATCATCCAATTCATCAAAGCTCAATCTCAACACCTTGTGAACATTTGCATCAGGAGTTCCTTTCAATTTTGTTAGGGCACTATCCCACTCATTTTCACTTTTGGAACGAAGAAACGACCCCAAAACCTTTAGAGCTAAAGGGTTGCCTTTGGCGTAAGCAACTGCTCTCTTCGATAGCTCCTGGAATCCATTCTCAGGTGGATGGATCTGGTTAAAGGCATTCAAGCTAAAGAGTTTAAGGGAGTTATGATAGTTCATTTCCTTGACTTCAAGAATTTGGTCAACGGCTCTACATGTAAGGACATGCCTATCTCGAGTTGTCACAATGACTCTGCTACCAACTCCTAGATAATCGTGTCCTACTCCGAGCAAATGATCAAGAAGATCAGAGCTATTCACATCATCTAGAACAATAAGAGCTTTCTTGTGCCTCAATCTACTCATAATagtagaggatatgattgtggGGGTATCAATATGAATATCTTCTTGTAGTAACTCATAAAGAAGCTTATTGAATATGTATTTGAATCCATGCTTTGAAGATTCTTCTCTTACATTTGCCAAGAAACAATTGACTTCATATTTGGGAGAGAACTCTTCAAATATAGCAGCAGCAATGGTTGTCTTACCTATACCGCCCATGCCCCAGACTCCAATTACTTGAACTTCTCTTGGTTGGGTTCTCAATAAAGATTCAATATGTGCATAGTTTTGGTCCTTCACAAAAGAGTTTTCGGTTTCATTTGTATTATCGAGATTCAATTTCTGCAGATTCATTTGGAGTGTGCTGTCATATTTTCAAGTAAACAAAGAAGTCAAATGAGGTTTGAGTCAGTCCTTCCATGTGTAACAATGTA from Arachis stenosperma cultivar V10309 chromosome 9, arast.V10309.gnm1.PFL2, whole genome shotgun sequence encodes the following:
- the LOC130951342 gene encoding disease resistance protein RPV1-like — encoded protein: MNLQKLNLDNTNETENSFVKDQNYAHIESLLRTQPREVQVIGVWGMGGIGKTTIAAAIFEEFSPKYEVNCFLANVREESSKHGFKYIFNKLLYELLQEDIHIDTPTIISSTIMSRLRHKKALIVLDDVNSSDLLDHLLGVGHDYLGVGSRVIVTTRDRHVLTCRAVDQILEVKEMNYHNSLKLFSLNAFNQIHPPENGFQELSKRAVAYAKGNPLALKVLGSFLRSKSENEWDSALTKLKGTPDANVHKVLRLSFDELDDAEKNIFLDIACFFKGEEKYKVIMILNACGFHANIGIRNLLDKALITITKMKRIQMHDLIQEMGQEIVCEESAKIPGGQSRLWNPDEVCDILKNDKGTDAIESIFLDMTQTTDLHISSNAFRKMPNLRLLAFADSIGHGGRRTNNNLYLPTNLELPNSLRYIQWDGYPLKSLPSIGWPKNLVEISMPDSNVEKLWDGVQNLPSLEIIDLRGSKRLIECPNFSATPNLKEVWFNFCESLTHVHPSIFSLEKLEFLAVYGCKELKSLCSSNCSPSLHTVVAYNCPNLQEFSVPILHQDSKIHLHLRSTPLKELPPSILHLKHLVNFSFPISKNLAKLPANFANQIMLSDISEHEHDVVATLHSVLPSPVFKHVKLLKFDNCHSLTELPDNISLLSSLVKLSFHKTNVIGLPESIKFLPQLKVLKVCHCEMLQFIPVFPPSVECLKVWDCKSLKTILSLESETPKQHAGTFIFLDCMNLDENSCNAILKDAIARTKCWMETILTSESEVLEEQRENEDHNVINFGKICYFFPIRGSILQEFFHDYSAQSSISTEVPPSSNLCGFIFFLVLSGAQSCSTDELVINFECECYLETSWGESIHVASSAIVEWDCDMTIGYQLNVMPDHVLLWYDEECSKQIMEAVKERESITEKNSHFNAKMTVKLVARIPNKEEAMIKECGVRWIYSNVEAGSSREQRSKRIMEDED